GCCATATCCATAGATGATGAAGTACCACAGATCATTTCCATCAATCAGGATGGGCGCCGAAAGACTTGGGAAAAATGGGTTGCTTACAATATCATTATTCCTTCAAGCAAACACCGGATTGCTACGTCAGGCAGACATGTAATGAAGTTTTGGCTGGTCGATGCCGGTCCGGTTGTTCAGAAATTCGTGTTGGATTTCGGGGGGATGAAAAAGAGTCACTTGGGACCTCCTGAAACGCTGTTCAAAAATTTTGAGCCTGCGTTCTTTGAGTCGGCGCAGGAAGTTTTGCCATGAGGCCTTGTCCTTCCTGATACCTTCCTCCACCGCGAGCACCTCGCGGTAGCCCTTGGCGTTCACGCCCACCTCGGCGCGGAAATAACTGTGGTCCCCACCTTTCAGGGTAAGGCGCGCGAACGGATCGTCGCCCGGCGTTGCGTGATGTAGTTCACGATGCTGCCGAGCGCGACCTGGCCGTAGAGCATGGACGCGGGGCCTTTCACCACCTCGACGCGCTGCACGGTCACAGTGTCGATGTAGGCTTCGCCCTCGAAGCCGTCGTGCTGCGGCGATTGGTCGAAGCCGCGGATGTTATAGACCGCATTGCCGGCGGTGAACTCGCGGCCGGGCTGGTGACGGAAGGCGCGAACTGCACGATGTCCCAGAGATCGTGCGCGCCGACGTCCTCGATGAACTGCTCGGTGAACGCGCTCACGGCGAAGGGCAGGTCCTTGATAGGCGTGCTGATGCGCGTGGCGGAGACGGAGTTGGCGGCGAGATAGCCCTTGTCCTGCGTGGTGGACACGCGGATCTCGGGCAGCACGATGGTTTCGCCATCGGGCGGAGTTTGGGAAACGGCGTCCGTGGACGGAGTCGCGGAGGAGGTTTGCTGCGCTGAAGCGAGCGAAGAAAAAACGAGCGAGACTAGGATGAAGGCGAGTAGGAAATAAAGCAGGTTTACCGTTTTACTGATGTGTGCGAATGCATGGTGACTGGTAGTTCTGCTTTGTTCATGATGGGTAGTTCTAGGTTTCGGAGGAATGGACGCCTGCGCGAACATCGACCAGGCAGGGGAGGAAGCTCATCCAACCTGAACGGCGTGCCGATGTGCGCCGGTTGATCAATATACACACATCCGGCATGCCTGCCAAGCGGCGGAGTTTTTTATTCGGCCAAGACGGAACGATCTTGGTTTTGTATTCAATGACTTGATACAACTGATGACGGAGTGGCGGGGATTGAGTGCCGACGAAGCAATGCACGATTGGCAGCGGGCGACAAATCCGAACCAGCCAGTCGTCGTCTATGCACCTCTTCAAGCCAGCCCAGCCTTTGTGTCGATGCCGCACTTCGCCGCCAGCCCCATTGCGGGTATGGTTCAAAACAATTGTCTTGAGTTATTTTTTACATTTAGAAAATACATAATATCATCATGGATAGTATATTGCAATCATATCATGGAAATATATATCAAATAAGTGGAACGTTTCACTAAAACGTTTGACTTACTCGAAAATTTCTTACCTTTTGTGTCTTCGTCGCCGGCCTTTTCGCATCCCTGGCCTTTCCTCCCCTCATTTTCAGATTTCTTATCCCCATGCACTCGCATCCTCTCCTCCAGTCAGCCTCGTTTGCCGCGCTTTTGTGCGGCGCATCGGTTGGCTTTGTCTCAGCCCAGCAGGTGACGCCGGTGAACACCGACGAATCTCCTTCCGCGAACGAGGAGGTGGTCACGCTTCCCGAGTTCACCGTTTCCGATACCCGCACCAACGAATACGTGGCCGCCGAGTCCGTCACCGGCACGCGCGTGGCGACGAAGCTCATCGACTTGCCGTTCACGGTGAATGTCATCACCGGAGAGTTTCTCGATGATTTCGGTGCGCTCGAGTTTCGCGAGCAGACCGCCTACACCAGCAACGTCGTCGGTTACGAAACCATTTCCACCGGCTACAGCGTGCGCGGCATCGACGCGAATGTTCAGTTGCGAAACGGATTCCGGCGCATCGGCCTCATCGACAAGGTCGGCGTCGAGCGCGTCGAGGTCATCAAGGGCGCGGCGGCGTCGATTTACGGCACGGTGATGCCGGGCGGCACGGTCAACATTATCACCAAGAAACCGAAGACAAAACCCGAGCAGCGCTTCGGCTTCACCGTCGGCGCACACAACCTTCACCGCGCGCAGGCCTCCACCACCGGCCCGCTCGGTGCGAGTGGAAAACTGTTCTACCGCGTCGATGTCGCGGCCGACAGCACCAAATACGATATCGATTACAAAAAGAAAACCCAGGCGACCGCGGTGGGCAGCGTCATGTGGAAAATCACTCCGGTCACCAGCCTGCTCGTCGAATACGAATACCTGAAGAGAAATGAAATCGGCAACGCCTCCGTCCCATCCCGTCGCAAGGTCGTTGATGATCCCTATTTCCCCATCCTTTCCGCCGCGGAGACGCCCTATAATTTCACGAGAGCCCAGCGCACCTACACCAGTTACGACGGCGTCGCCACGGAGATTTTCGACTTCAATTCCCAGGGACCGAACACCTACGCCAAGCGCGATATTCATACCGTCACCGCGACATTTGAGCATCGCTTCAACTCGATCTTCTCCATGCGCAGCAGCGCGAACTGGTTCACGCGCACGCTTGAACGGCAGGAGCTTTCCGGACGCAACTATGACCCCGTCTCCAACAGCGTGGATCTCGCCGTCCCGCGACTCCGCCCGTTCGACGAGGGGGGCGCGGCGTGGCAGACTGATTTTCTTGCCGCGTGGAAGACCGGCCCGATCAAGCACATGACGCTGCTCACCTTCGACTGGCAGCGGCAGACCGAGAAGCCCGAGCGCTGGGACAGCAACACGGTTTCCGTCAATGTCACCACGCCCGCCGGCACCAACACCCGCGCGCTGCCCCTCGCTTTTCCGGGCGCCTCCGGCCTTCCCAGCGGTGCCACCATCTCGGGCCCCGTCGGTTCGACCTACATGATGGGAGATTTCCCGCTCATCATCCGCGCCGACCGCACCCTCGGCATCCCGGTGAACAATTCCGACCTCCGTT
This genomic stretch from Termitidicoccus mucosus harbors:
- a CDS encoding TonB-dependent receptor plug domain-containing protein, which translates into the protein MRGFDQSPQHDGFEGEAYIDTVTVQRVEVVKGPASMLYGQVALGSIVNYITQRRATIRSRALP
- a CDS encoding TonB-dependent siderophore receptor, with protein sequence MHSHPLLQSASFAALLCGASVGFVSAQQVTPVNTDESPSANEEVVTLPEFTVSDTRTNEYVAAESVTGTRVATKLIDLPFTVNVITGEFLDDFGALEFREQTAYTSNVVGYETISTGYSVRGIDANVQLRNGFRRIGLIDKVGVERVEVIKGAAASIYGTVMPGGTVNIITKKPKTKPEQRFGFTVGAHNLHRAQASTTGPLGASGKLFYRVDVAADSTKYDIDYKKKTQATAVGSVMWKITPVTSLLVEYEYLKRNEIGNASVPSRRKVVDDPYFPILSAAETPYNFTRAQRTYTSYDGVATEIFDFNSQGPNTYAKRDIHTVTATFEHRFNSIFSMRSSANWFTRTLERQELSGRNYDPVSNSVDLAVPRLRPFDEGGAAWQTDFLAAWKTGPIKHMTLLTFDWQRQTEKPERWDSNTVSVNVTTPAGTNTRALPLAFPGASGLPSGATISGPVGSTYMMGDFPLIIRADRTLGIPVNNSDLRFISYHDDPTLYSLFQKEDNKLDLFGIFLSERMTFWDDRVTLLAGGRYDYERNHARNLVTGTSSKNTTTEPSYQVGLNIRVLPDLTAYVNSSRSFVPQFSTGVDEDGLPFDVPTETGECWEFGFKASMLDGRLTFTAAHFDLSRNNVTREAYREDGSIYNITTGKETSKGYELDFNWSITQSLQFFGGYGYTVAKIVDSSDAPSFEGRPTRRTPRNSFGFGSKYNVKTGPLKGAYATIGYKYSDKSLTAAPGRRTITTSSGDIQNLRMPNGRLIAPEFPEGAIIPRGTLVPGTTSYYSFSVDDGRDTLWNGSYQLFDASIGYRWKVARRFTHKVQLNVSNILDEKYTYGSAGHGPARGWMLTYDLTF